A single window of Gossypium hirsutum isolate 1008001.06 chromosome A10, Gossypium_hirsutum_v2.1, whole genome shotgun sequence DNA harbors:
- the LOC107941507 gene encoding cyclin-dependent kinase B1-2: MLGSTHYSTAVDMWSVGCIFAEMVRRQALFPGDSEFQQLLHIFRLLGTPTEKQWPGVTSLRDWHVYPRWEPQNLERAVPSLSPERVDLLSKMLKYDPAERISAKAAMDHPYFDSLDKSQF; encoded by the exons ATGCTTGGTTCTACTCACTACTCGACCGCCGTCGACATGTGGTCTGTTGGATGCATCTTCGCCGAAATGGTTAGAAGGCAAGCATTGTTCCCGGGGGATTCTGAATTCCAGCAATTGCTCCACATTTTCAG GTTACTGGGCACCCCAACTGAGAAGCAATGGCCTGGGGTTACCTCTCTAAGGGATTGGCACGTGTACCCACGGTGGGAGCCTCAGAACTTGGAACGCGCTGTTCCTTCCCTTTCTCCTGAAAGGGTTGATCTCCTCTCT AAGATGCTTAAATATGACCCTGCAGAGAGAATATCAGCAAAAGCAGCTATGGATCATCCTTATTTTGACAGCCTTGATAAGTCCCAATTCTGA